In a single window of the Portunus trituberculatus isolate SZX2019 chromosome 9, ASM1759143v1, whole genome shotgun sequence genome:
- the LOC123501329 gene encoding extracellular protease inhibitor 10-like isoform X3, whose product MATFTSCLRLLLLVGVVTALPQTGRRICPDSCPDTSRPVCGTNNVVFRNECYLQRAACTTFPGLRKLRDGPCVGQRGTSSSSTPARCREECTKIYLPLCGSDGKTYQNRCLFDLGNCRNAQEEKPPITIRRENACEVEQVQDICYRECPDTYEPACGSDGVTYHSKCELSIAMCQDERVGLHHEGTCAGFSGTGARRPSQRMSSGASSSVVSEGCADTCTGGFRPVCGTNNLTYGSDCYLKLAQCRYPGLEKRSDGVCTKDCSLQCDTARRLVCGTDGITYTNDCFLLLAKCKDPAVGRDHDGPCVFVEKPECRPQRCGGRGPAMCGSDGITYANRCLFDAATCHNQGLLKLYDGSCRH is encoded by the exons GGCGAAGAATCTGCCCGGACAGCTGCCCTGACACCTCACGCCCTGTATGCGGCACCAACAACGTGGTGTTCAGGAATGAGTGTTACCTGCAGAGGGCCGCTTGTACCACCTTCCCGGGACTCAGAAAGCTCAGAGACGGGCCTTGTG TGGGTCAGCGtggcacctcttcctcctctactcccgCGAGGTGCCGTGAGGAGTGTACCAAGATCTACCTGCCTCTGTGCGGATCTGACGGCAAGACCTACCAGAACCGATGTCTCTTTGATCTCGGCAACTGTCGCAACGCCCAGGAGGAGAAGCCCCCAATTACCATCAGGAGAGAAAATGCATGCG aGGTGGAGCAGGTGCAGGACATCTGTTACAGGGAGTGCCCGGACACCTACGAGCCAGCGTGTGGGTCAGACGGCGTCACTTACCATAGCAAGTGCGAACTCTCCATTGCCATGTGTCAGGACGAGAGGGTTGGCCTGCACCACGAGGGCACTTGCG cGGGTTTCAGCGGCACAGGAGCAAGACGTCCTTCACAGAGAATGTCCTCCggcgcctcctcctccgtggTGAGCGAGGGCTGCGCTGACACCTGCACGGGAGGGTTCCGGCCTGTCTGTGGCACGAACAACCTCACCTACGGCTCTGACTGCTACCTCAAGCTGGCCCAGTGCCGCTACCCTGGCCTGGAGAAACGCAGTGATGGAGTTTGCA CTAAGGACTGCTCTCTGCAATGCGACACCGCCAGGAGACTCGTGTGTGGTACTGACGGCATCACCTACACCAACGACTGCTTCCTTCTGCTGGCGAAGTGCAAGGATCCGGCAGTGGGGCGTGACCATGACGGGCCGTGTG TGTTCGTGGAGAAGCCGGAGTGCAGGCCTCAGCGGTGTGGGGGACGCGGGCCGGCCATGTGTGGGAGCGACGGCATCACCTACGCCAACAGGTGCCTCTTTGACGCCGCCACGTGCCACAATCAGGGCCTCCTCAAGCTGTACGACGGATCCTGCA GGCACTGA